A genomic window from Gemmatimonas sp. includes:
- a CDS encoding Ig-like domain-containing protein produces MTSMKQPIRIGLTALAAAAAALLAACSDPADVTSPDRNAPASIALTTSVMASQASVVQLKVQSAYLRQGGTTVDIGTQTITLSDVPTQQVPISIDLAACLADDSRAGLTAGTGSTGAALPPADDECVVRLLVELVLDGAAVDRQTVGPISLSPGVQKTVTAPIALNEVGTVRIDAPSANVVATGQPLRMEITRTMQLTAAVLDGAARVITGRTVNWTSSAPGVMTVNANGLVTAVTTGTATITAQTAGRVTTVAVRAVPLPAALTIVSTSTSGQATVRSAPAGIDCTVNGSVLTGTCAFTFPGDALVVLTTTPAALSELLSWTNDCSAATGTTCTIATSQSRLVGVALRAFRTLTITGTGNGTGSVTSPAGLNCVITAGITSGNCSINVTDGSSVTLTASATSPNSFRAWSGDCSGSTGNTCTLTMNTNRAPGARFDAPVLLTATPSGTGNGSIIASGVISCTRTNNANAGTCSNNVNFGTVVTLTASTGSFSTFVGWTGACTGSATTCQVTMDQARTVGATFTRLTGTVTFSLTGSGTGGVSVNGTTLCTKTPAFTSIGCSITLDLGSVVSLLAQPGANTGFVGYSGSLCSGSSLPCAFTLTGNAGVGLAFGPLASIVTVSPGANSTGAGTVSTADVSLNCAFSGQVTTGTCAKTVSGGGSITLTATGNANSTLSAWGGACSAFRFDPVCTFTPSSNVGVTARFVPAVAFNLAVYGGTGSRVTITSPTQNSSCLASIGSCVYKLIIGETIRLEATPGAGDSFTGWDAPCQEMSGSICTFVATVNTTSGQAYFANGSSIAPPTLLRKQVGGSQ; encoded by the coding sequence ATGACTTCCATGAAGCAACCCATTCGCATCGGCCTGACAGCACTCGCGGCCGCCGCCGCCGCGTTGCTGGCGGCCTGCAGCGATCCCGCCGATGTCACCAGCCCCGATCGCAACGCGCCGGCCAGCATCGCCCTGACGACCTCGGTCATGGCCTCTCAGGCGTCTGTCGTTCAGCTCAAAGTGCAGTCGGCCTACCTGCGGCAGGGTGGCACGACCGTCGACATCGGCACGCAGACGATCACGCTGTCCGACGTGCCCACCCAGCAGGTCCCGATCAGTATCGATCTGGCCGCCTGTCTTGCAGATGACTCGCGTGCCGGTTTGACCGCCGGCACGGGCTCCACCGGCGCCGCCCTGCCGCCCGCCGACGACGAATGCGTCGTTCGACTCTTGGTGGAGCTCGTGCTCGACGGGGCCGCGGTAGATCGCCAAACCGTCGGCCCCATCTCGCTCAGCCCCGGCGTACAGAAAACCGTGACCGCACCCATCGCCTTGAACGAAGTCGGCACGGTTCGCATCGACGCCCCCAGTGCCAACGTCGTCGCCACCGGACAGCCGCTCCGCATGGAGATCACGCGGACGATGCAACTCACCGCCGCGGTGCTCGACGGTGCCGCGCGCGTGATCACTGGACGCACGGTGAACTGGACCAGCAGCGCGCCGGGCGTGATGACGGTGAACGCGAACGGACTGGTCACCGCCGTCACCACGGGGACAGCCACCATCACCGCACAAACTGCCGGTCGCGTGACCACCGTGGCGGTGCGCGCGGTGCCACTGCCGGCCGCGCTCACCATCGTTTCTACCAGCACTTCCGGTCAGGCCACGGTTCGCTCGGCGCCCGCCGGCATCGACTGCACCGTGAACGGCTCGGTGCTCACCGGCACCTGCGCCTTCACCTTCCCCGGTGATGCGCTGGTCGTACTCACCACGACCCCCGCCGCGCTCTCCGAACTGCTGTCGTGGACCAACGACTGCAGCGCCGCGACCGGCACGACCTGCACGATCGCGACGTCGCAGTCTCGTCTCGTCGGTGTGGCCCTGCGCGCCTTCCGGACGCTCACCATTACCGGCACCGGGAACGGCACCGGCTCGGTCACCAGTCCGGCTGGACTGAACTGCGTGATCACGGCCGGCATCACGAGTGGCAATTGCTCGATCAACGTCACCGACGGTTCCTCGGTCACGCTCACCGCGAGCGCCACGTCGCCCAACAGCTTCCGCGCGTGGAGCGGAGACTGCTCCGGCAGCACCGGCAACACGTGCACGCTCACAATGAACACCAACCGCGCGCCGGGTGCTCGCTTCGACGCGCCGGTGCTGCTCACCGCGACGCCCAGCGGCACCGGCAACGGTTCGATCATCGCCTCCGGCGTGATCTCCTGTACGCGCACCAACAACGCGAACGCCGGCACGTGCAGCAACAACGTGAACTTCGGCACCGTCGTCACGCTGACCGCGAGCACCGGTTCATTCTCGACGTTCGTCGGCTGGACGGGTGCCTGCACCGGCAGCGCAACCACGTGTCAGGTCACGATGGATCAGGCCCGCACCGTTGGCGCCACGTTCACGCGACTCACGGGCACCGTGACCTTCTCGCTGACTGGTTCAGGCACCGGCGGGGTCTCGGTGAACGGCACGACGCTCTGCACCAAGACGCCGGCTTTTACGTCGATTGGATGCAGTATTACCCTCGATCTCGGATCCGTGGTCTCACTGCTCGCGCAGCCCGGCGCCAACACGGGATTCGTCGGCTACTCCGGTTCGCTCTGCTCGGGGTCGTCACTCCCCTGCGCATTCACCCTCACGGGGAACGCCGGCGTCGGACTCGCCTTCGGACCGCTCGCCAGCATCGTGACGGTGAGCCCTGGCGCGAACTCCACCGGCGCCGGTACGGTCTCCACGGCCGATGTGTCGCTGAACTGCGCATTCTCAGGACAGGTCACGACCGGCACCTGCGCGAAGACCGTCAGCGGCGGCGGATCGATCACGCTCACCGCGACGGGGAATGCCAATTCAACGCTGTCAGCGTGGGGCGGCGCTTGCTCCGCATTCCGCTTCGACCCCGTCTGCACCTTCACACCATCAAGCAATGTCGGTGTGACCGCGCGCTTCGTACCGGCGGTGGCGTTCAACCTCGCCGTGTACGGCGGAACGGGATCGCGCGTGACCATCACGTCGCCCACGCAGAACTCGAGTTGCCTCGCGTCGATCGGCAGCTGCGTGTACAAGCTGATCATCGGCGAAACGATTCGCCTCGAAGCCACACCTGGCGCTGGTGACAGCTTCACAGGGTGGGACGCGCCCTGTCAGGAGATGTCCGGCTCGATCTGCACCTTTGTGGCCACCGTCAACACGACCTCCGGTCAGGCGTACTTCGCCAACGGCAGCTCCATCGCTCCGCCGACCCTCCTCAGAAAGCAGGTCGGCGGATCGCAGTAA
- a CDS encoding CsgG/HfaB family protein encodes MIAASLVRRTRRALAISALTMPLAIASVGAQGTPSTRPTVAVMYFTNGAISNNAEYAPLSKGLAEMMITELSANTNIRVVERDRLQALLAEQDLGATGRVEKETAAKIGKTLGALHMLMGSFVIDTKQRIRMDVRAINTETSELEYATSVTGKADNMLELLGALGTKLNAGLKLPAVQAGFQEGAAVGAKGPNQLRSMMLISRALEAQDKKNSTQAVALYKEAVRANPNNARAKTLLASAERSAK; translated from the coding sequence ATGATCGCTGCCTCGCTCGTTCGCCGTACTCGCAGGGCCCTGGCCATCTCGGCACTGACCATGCCTTTGGCAATCGCCTCAGTTGGTGCACAAGGCACCCCGTCGACCCGTCCGACCGTTGCCGTCATGTACTTCACGAACGGTGCGATCAGCAACAATGCGGAATATGCGCCCCTCAGCAAGGGGCTCGCCGAGATGATGATTACCGAGCTGTCGGCCAATACGAACATTCGTGTCGTGGAGCGCGATCGGCTGCAGGCGCTGCTGGCGGAGCAGGATCTGGGCGCCACTGGCCGGGTGGAGAAAGAAACGGCGGCCAAAATCGGCAAGACGCTTGGCGCGCTGCACATGCTGATGGGCAGCTTCGTGATCGACACCAAGCAGCGGATCCGCATGGACGTCCGCGCGATCAATACCGAGACGTCTGAGCTCGAGTACGCCACCTCCGTCACGGGCAAGGCTGACAACATGCTCGAACTGCTGGGCGCGCTCGGTACCAAGCTGAACGCCGGACTCAAGCTGCCGGCGGTGCAGGCGGGCTTTCAGGAAGGGGCGGCGGTGGGCGCCAAGGGCCCGAATCAGCTCCGGTCGATGATGCTGATCAGCCGCGCGCTCGAAGCGCAGGACAAGAAGAATTCCACGCAAGCGGTCGCGCTGTACAAGGAAGCGGTGCGGGCGAATCCGAACAACGCTCGGGCGAAGACCTTGTTGGCCTCCGCCGAGCGTAGTGCGAAGTAG
- a CDS encoding serine/threonine-protein kinase gives MPKVCPVCGTSYPDLNVFCPSDGSTLRAADSDGDLIGSVVADRYLVTDLLGEGGMGKVYLARHVRLPLQAAIKVLRPELLKDAASVARFNREAANASRIEHANVARVFDFGETSDGTVYLAMEYVAGRTLKDVLEKEGPLTLQRTAVLIRQVADGLDAAHRMGIVHRDLKPDNILVTVDENGVDRCKVVDFGIAKAVGGNEKEAGLTRTGFVVGTPEFMSPEQLLGTELDHRSDVYALALVAYTCLTLDLPFDRETPDRGMTARLMSAPRPLAVVRNDLRWPGGLQAVLDQALEREPTKRTSSAGAFAKALEFVTAGPVASAAPAATAPAAAPAPAAKVDTPAARQIATVSRGDIKKELKARGGVVTPPARPSKPVTKPSKPVPVVAVDDDDEPAPRRSVSWPRVRLPSLGFILVVGAGIWFYNKQRAPRVRDVENLVNAATNAGGSLIDGAQSAAASAKEAITSTTTATPKPTPAAGGAPAPANPLSGAPAGTSAAPKPAAPTAAPSGASARRSLDSITKALDPLTADEAVARVAIPAIRGLLTRMTTAEDSAWAYIRIAEAHLLMDEVKPACTALRAARGVAQSMSQARVVSDYATKLSCGE, from the coding sequence ATGCCGAAAGTCTGTCCCGTCTGTGGCACAAGCTATCCCGATCTGAACGTATTCTGCCCGTCCGACGGCAGTACGCTCCGCGCAGCCGACTCCGACGGTGATCTGATCGGCAGTGTGGTGGCCGACCGGTATCTGGTGACCGACCTGCTGGGCGAAGGCGGCATGGGTAAGGTCTATCTCGCCCGTCACGTGCGCTTGCCGCTCCAGGCCGCGATCAAGGTGCTGCGCCCGGAGCTGTTGAAAGACGCCGCGTCGGTGGCCCGCTTCAACCGCGAAGCGGCCAACGCCAGCCGTATCGAACACGCCAATGTGGCCCGCGTCTTCGACTTCGGCGAAACGAGCGACGGCACCGTCTATCTGGCGATGGAGTATGTCGCCGGCCGGACGCTGAAGGACGTGCTCGAAAAAGAGGGACCGCTCACGCTGCAGCGCACAGCCGTCCTGATCCGGCAGGTCGCCGATGGACTCGATGCCGCGCATCGCATGGGCATCGTGCACCGCGATCTCAAGCCTGACAACATCCTGGTCACCGTCGACGAGAACGGCGTAGACCGGTGCAAAGTCGTGGACTTCGGCATCGCGAAGGCGGTCGGTGGGAACGAGAAGGAAGCGGGTCTCACCCGCACCGGCTTCGTGGTCGGCACCCCGGAGTTCATGAGCCCGGAGCAGCTACTGGGCACCGAGCTGGATCATCGCAGCGATGTATACGCGCTGGCGCTGGTGGCGTACACCTGCCTCACGCTCGACCTGCCGTTCGACCGGGAGACGCCCGATCGTGGCATGACGGCGCGTCTCATGAGCGCGCCGCGTCCGCTGGCTGTGGTTCGCAACGATCTCCGTTGGCCAGGTGGGCTGCAGGCTGTGCTCGACCAGGCACTGGAACGCGAGCCCACCAAGCGCACGTCGTCGGCCGGTGCCTTCGCTAAGGCCTTGGAGTTCGTTACAGCGGGACCGGTGGCGAGTGCGGCGCCGGCCGCCACAGCGCCGGCGGCGGCGCCAGCACCGGCCGCGAAAGTCGATACCCCGGCGGCGCGTCAGATCGCCACGGTATCGCGTGGCGATATCAAGAAAGAGCTCAAGGCGCGCGGTGGGGTGGTCACGCCGCCGGCGAGACCGTCCAAACCTGTCACCAAGCCCAGCAAGCCCGTCCCCGTCGTCGCGGTGGACGACGATGACGAGCCGGCGCCCCGGCGGAGCGTTTCGTGGCCACGAGTGCGCCTGCCGAGCCTTGGCTTCATTCTGGTGGTCGGTGCAGGAATCTGGTTCTACAACAAGCAGCGGGCGCCGCGGGTCCGTGATGTCGAGAACCTCGTCAATGCGGCCACCAACGCCGGCGGATCACTGATCGACGGTGCGCAGTCGGCCGCGGCCAGCGCGAAGGAAGCCATCACCTCCACGACCACCGCCACGCCCAAGCCGACTCCCGCCGCTGGTGGCGCGCCGGCGCCGGCAAACCCACTGTCCGGCGCCCCTGCGGGTACCTCCGCAGCGCCCAAGCCGGCCGCGCCGACCGCCGCGCCATCGGGCGCATCCGCCCGACGGTCGCTCGACAGCATTACCAAGGCGCTCGACCCGCTCACCGCCGATGAAGCCGTGGCGCGTGTCGCGATTCCGGCGATCCGTGGGCTGCTCACACGGATGACGACCGCCGAAGACAGTGCGTGGGCCTACATCCGCATTGCCGAAGCCCACTTGCTGATGGACGAAGTGAAGCCCGCCTGTACCGCCCTGCGCGCCGCGCGTGGCGTGGCACAGTCAATGTCGCAAGCGCGTGTCGTCAGCGACTACGCCACGAAACTGAGCTGCGGCGAGTAG
- a CDS encoding ImcF-related family protein, with amino-acid sequence MASRKPFVRWVIAAAVLLVFILAIVLIERSVTLDELTTWGLRVGLLLLGLILAGAILWYLRPQDAEPVLDTGDDVLLAIGAARARLPRGAFFNRAMVLVLGPEGGAKTTMIARSGGDPELLAGDAPTASSDAPTSTKTANVWALSQAVITELGGTLLTDAPRWAKVVRALRAPRVAAAVGQGEAAARAIVLCVPCDLFYSGGNGQQLEQLAQSLRQRLAEASRELGLAVPVYVMFTKMDRVPHFEPWISVFTKDELRAPLGATLPFDPASNSGSYAERLTPRLDVSFREIIDVIASRRPELLGREGAIERRYASYELPRELRKLQPSVTSFLLEVCRPTQIGSSPQLRGFYFTGARPVVVTDVAQAAPRAAAAAVPLATDATGIFRQPAVAAASPLATGTPTTRKVPEWVFLDRFLRDVVLADTSAASVARGGVGVQRTRRVMLGAATAATLLLLTGVTASWLGNRAIGNRLADAARAVSALPVVQSAPGTVTLPSPEALRRLDALRAQLDTLRGHIQDGPPLRLRFGLWSGPTVYEAARPVWYDGFRKQLFADGQGALIDSLKALPDVPSPSDDYGTTYARLKGYLITTSSPDKSTSAFLAPVLLTSWQRGVTTDADVTGLARRQFEFYASELPTYNPFPKAADAGLVTQAREFLSRFTGGEQIYANMLSEANKAVPPVKVPQSPGNVTAPPEVAGAFSAKGAKFMVDAFRNSDRYFQGETWVVGDATAAKSVDREAIIGAIRTRYHDDYVRSWRAVVQGTNVARAGSVKEAAAKLDVIAGMQSPLLQVLRTVAVNTDTDSSTRAAFQPVHAVTPPAIVDKYVSEKNQPYMDGLLGLQGTLTQVGNLPPATDTASTLVLVQAAQLAGGDVTKARVAAKRVSQGFDVNADAGPMASAVEQLLLAPIVGAEAVLKTVASARPPAKRVVAAAPAPAAPPAGGGGGGGGAAAAEIAALNERGVALCSKVDASLTSRFPFNADATADATIADVKAILTPDTGELWTFYTDRLAKYLTKSGNKYVAKPAGGVELSESFVGFFNKAVEVSDALFAEDAANPHVTWNVSGVITETTPLVILKNNGLEARLDKQSFKNVVEWPATSGRQAELLARFKKNKELRVKLTAGEWAIFRLVASGDAFQGSLVTWNAAGLKDAEPVRLRFDAQQREAASVLTRGWMGRMSCVARVTK; translated from the coding sequence ATGGCGTCTCGTAAGCCGTTCGTCCGGTGGGTCATCGCCGCCGCCGTCCTGTTGGTGTTCATTCTCGCGATCGTGTTGATCGAGCGCTCCGTCACGCTCGACGAGTTGACGACGTGGGGACTGCGTGTCGGCCTGCTGCTGCTGGGGCTCATTCTGGCCGGTGCGATCCTGTGGTATTTGCGTCCGCAGGACGCCGAGCCGGTGCTCGACACGGGTGACGATGTGCTGCTGGCGATCGGTGCGGCGCGTGCTCGGTTGCCCCGCGGTGCGTTCTTCAATCGTGCGATGGTGCTCGTGCTCGGCCCGGAGGGTGGTGCCAAGACGACGATGATCGCGCGCTCCGGCGGCGATCCCGAGTTGTTGGCGGGTGATGCCCCGACGGCGTCGAGCGATGCGCCGACATCGACCAAGACGGCCAACGTCTGGGCGCTTAGTCAGGCGGTGATCACCGAACTCGGTGGAACGCTGCTGACCGATGCACCGCGTTGGGCCAAAGTGGTGCGCGCGCTGCGGGCGCCCCGGGTGGCGGCGGCGGTGGGCCAAGGCGAAGCGGCGGCGCGCGCGATCGTGTTGTGCGTACCGTGCGATCTGTTCTATAGCGGCGGGAACGGGCAGCAGCTCGAACAGCTCGCGCAGTCCTTGCGGCAGCGCCTGGCCGAAGCGTCACGCGAACTCGGTCTCGCGGTGCCGGTGTATGTGATGTTCACGAAGATGGATCGGGTGCCGCACTTCGAACCGTGGATCAGCGTGTTCACGAAGGACGAACTGCGCGCGCCGCTCGGCGCCACGCTACCGTTCGATCCGGCATCGAACAGCGGCAGTTATGCCGAGCGACTCACGCCGCGTCTCGATGTCTCGTTCCGCGAGATCATTGATGTGATCGCGTCGCGTCGTCCGGAGTTGCTCGGTCGTGAAGGCGCGATCGAGCGACGCTATGCGTCGTATGAGTTGCCGCGCGAGCTGCGCAAGCTGCAGCCGTCGGTCACGTCCTTCCTGCTCGAAGTGTGTCGCCCCACGCAGATCGGTTCGAGTCCGCAGCTGCGCGGCTTCTACTTCACCGGTGCGCGTCCGGTAGTGGTGACCGATGTGGCACAGGCTGCGCCGCGTGCAGCGGCCGCCGCCGTGCCATTGGCCACCGATGCCACGGGCATCTTCCGTCAGCCGGCGGTGGCCGCTGCTTCGCCGTTGGCGACGGGCACACCGACCACGCGGAAAGTCCCCGAGTGGGTGTTCCTCGATCGATTCCTGCGTGACGTGGTGCTGGCCGACACGAGTGCGGCGTCGGTGGCCCGTGGTGGCGTGGGTGTGCAGCGCACGCGTCGTGTGATGTTAGGTGCGGCGACGGCGGCCACGCTGTTGCTGCTGACTGGCGTGACCGCGTCATGGCTGGGCAATCGTGCGATCGGCAATCGGCTGGCTGATGCCGCGCGTGCGGTGTCGGCGCTGCCGGTGGTGCAGTCGGCGCCGGGTACCGTCACGTTGCCCTCACCGGAAGCGCTGCGCCGGCTGGATGCGTTGCGCGCGCAGCTCGATACGCTGCGCGGACACATTCAGGATGGTCCGCCGCTGCGTCTGCGTTTCGGATTGTGGAGTGGCCCCACGGTGTACGAGGCGGCGCGACCGGTGTGGTACGATGGATTCCGCAAGCAGCTGTTCGCCGACGGGCAGGGTGCGCTGATCGATTCGCTGAAGGCGTTGCCCGATGTGCCGTCACCATCGGACGACTACGGTACGACGTACGCTCGACTGAAAGGCTATCTCATTACTACGTCGTCGCCGGACAAGAGCACGTCTGCGTTCCTGGCGCCGGTGTTGCTCACGAGCTGGCAACGCGGTGTCACGACCGATGCCGACGTGACCGGACTCGCGCGCCGTCAGTTCGAGTTCTATGCGAGCGAATTGCCCACGTACAATCCGTTTCCGAAGGCGGCTGACGCCGGCCTGGTGACGCAGGCGCGCGAGTTCCTGTCGCGCTTCACGGGCGGCGAGCAGATCTACGCCAACATGCTGTCGGAAGCGAACAAGGCGGTGCCGCCGGTCAAGGTGCCGCAATCGCCAGGCAACGTGACGGCACCGCCGGAAGTTGCCGGCGCGTTCAGTGCGAAGGGCGCCAAGTTCATGGTCGATGCCTTTCGCAATTCCGATCGCTATTTCCAGGGTGAGACGTGGGTGGTCGGTGATGCAACAGCGGCCAAGTCGGTCGATCGCGAGGCGATCATCGGCGCCATCCGCACGCGCTACCATGACGACTACGTGCGTTCGTGGCGCGCCGTCGTGCAGGGCACGAACGTGGCACGTGCGGGCAGTGTGAAGGAGGCTGCGGCCAAGCTCGATGTGATCGCCGGTATGCAGTCGCCGCTGTTACAGGTGCTGCGCACGGTGGCGGTGAACACCGATACCGATTCCAGCACGCGCGCGGCCTTTCAGCCGGTGCACGCTGTGACACCGCCGGCGATCGTCGACAAGTACGTGTCCGAGAAGAACCAGCCGTACATGGATGGTCTGCTCGGCCTGCAGGGAACGCTCACCCAGGTCGGCAACTTGCCGCCCGCCACCGACACGGCTTCGACACTCGTACTCGTGCAGGCGGCGCAGTTGGCCGGCGGTGACGTGACGAAGGCGCGTGTGGCGGCCAAGCGCGTGTCGCAGGGCTTCGACGTGAACGCCGATGCCGGGCCGATGGCGAGTGCGGTGGAGCAGTTGTTGTTGGCACCGATCGTTGGTGCCGAAGCGGTGTTGAAGACGGTGGCGTCGGCTCGTCCGCCGGCGAAGCGCGTGGTCGCCGCGGCGCCGGCTCCGGCCGCGCCGCCGGCTGGTGGTGGCGGTGGCGGCGGCGGTGCGGCGGCGGCCGAGATCGCGGCGCTCAACGAACGTGGTGTCGCGCTGTGTTCGAAGGTCGATGCGTCGCTGACGTCGAGGTTCCCGTTCAACGCCGACGCCACGGCCGATGCCACGATCGCCGATGTGAAGGCGATCCTGACGCCCGACACCGGCGAGTTGTGGACGTTCTACACCGATCGTCTCGCCAAGTATCTCACGAAGTCGGGCAATAAGTACGTGGCCAAGCCGGCGGGTGGCGTGGAGTTGTCGGAGAGCTTCGTCGGCTTCTTCAACAAGGCCGTGGAGGTGTCCGACGCGCTGTTCGCCGAGGACGCGGCGAATCCGCACGTGACGTGGAACGTGAGCGGTGTGATCACGGAGACGACGCCGCTGGTGATCCTCAAGAACAACGGACTCGAAGCGCGCCTCGACAAACAGTCGTTCAAGAACGTGGTGGAGTGGCCGGCTACGTCGGGACGTCAGGCCGAGTTGCTGGCGCGCTTTAAGAAGAACAAGGAGCTGCGCGTGAAGCTCACCGCCGGTGAGTGGGCGATCTTCCGGTTGGTGGCCAGCGGCGATGCGTTCCAAGGCTCGCTGGTGACGTGGAACGCGGCCGGACTGAAGGACGCGGAGCCGGTGCGCCTGCGCTTCGATGCGCAGCAGCGTGAAGCCGCGTCGGTGCTCACGCGCGGCTGGATGGGACGCATGAGCTGCGTGGCCCGGGTGACGAAGTAA
- a CDS encoding DotU family type IV/VI secretion system protein yields the protein MSAPTMVAPGRLASVLQESITAVVRLRADRQPVTDAAAFRAQIIQLLTRAEQESMHAGFTAADARLAIFAVVAFLDESVLNTRTAALADWARRPLQDELFGGHMGGEWFFQHLDQLMARPDSPELGDLLEVHQLCLLLGFRGKYGAGDNGQLHATTSRVAERLGRLRGAPGELAPHWHPPADRVDTKDPWLRRLTIAAIASAVLLVVLWGTYALTLRSAASDLRALAPVASAAATTAR from the coding sequence GTGTCTGCTCCGACCATGGTGGCGCCGGGTCGTCTGGCGAGTGTGCTGCAGGAATCGATCACCGCCGTGGTTCGCCTTCGGGCGGATCGACAGCCGGTGACCGATGCGGCGGCATTCCGCGCCCAAATCATTCAGTTACTGACGCGCGCCGAGCAGGAGTCGATGCACGCGGGTTTCACGGCGGCCGACGCGCGTTTGGCAATCTTCGCCGTCGTGGCCTTCCTCGATGAGTCGGTGCTGAACACGCGCACGGCGGCGCTGGCCGATTGGGCGCGTCGCCCGCTACAGGACGAATTGTTCGGCGGCCACATGGGCGGCGAATGGTTCTTCCAGCATCTCGATCAGCTGATGGCGCGACCGGATTCCCCGGAGCTCGGCGATCTGCTGGAAGTGCATCAGCTCTGCTTGTTGCTCGGCTTCCGCGGTAAGTACGGTGCGGGTGACAACGGCCAACTGCACGCCACGACGTCGCGCGTGGCCGAGCGCCTGGGTCGGCTGCGGGGTGCTCCCGGTGAACTGGCGCCGCACTGGCACCCGCCGGCCGATCGCGTCGACACCAAGGATCCGTGGCTCCGCCGGCTCACGATCGCCGCGATCGCGAGTGCCGTGCTGCTCGTGGTGTTGTGGGGCACGTATGCACTGACACTACGCAGTGCCGCGAGTGACCTTCGCGCGCTCGCGCCGGTGGCATCGGCCGCCGCGACCACCGCTCGATAA
- the tssK gene encoding type VI secretion system baseplate subunit TssK — protein MRLTSPPSRRVVWEDGMHLAPQHFQAQRRYQEDQSSRTLDLLFPFAYGLSAVALDADALQNGTLALVHARGVLPDGTVFHTPDADPSPPPSALAERFSPTRDAHVVYLALPRWRTDAANVDHLDEEVGAREPFDANATPLRFQAVEEMVIDESTGADPLRVRFAARNLRLLLDDERTDDFVSMPIGRIRRDGRGQFQVDGDFIPPVLQLAACDALLELTRRTVSLLEAKGSALSATMSSAPSGAAGGAAAYVGNELATRWLLHAVRSADAPLRHLLLTRRAHPERLFLELSRLAGALSTFAMGAQFRDLPTYDHDHLTDVFAALELQLRAHLDVVISARAIVVPLAASTDVLHVATLSDARCFEPGTRWFLGVRADVGRAELVDRVQRLTKTCASKFVLELVRRAFNGLTTEHIPTPPAGLAPKPDLTYFELTLAGPCALSITDSREIGVYVPDALPGAYLEVAILLPSST, from the coding sequence ATGCGACTGACCTCACCGCCGTCCCGCCGCGTCGTCTGGGAAGACGGCATGCACCTCGCGCCGCAGCACTTCCAGGCCCAGCGGCGCTATCAGGAAGACCAGTCGAGCCGGACGCTCGATTTGCTCTTCCCCTTCGCCTACGGACTGTCGGCCGTGGCCCTCGATGCCGACGCCCTCCAGAATGGCACCCTCGCACTGGTGCACGCGCGCGGGGTCCTTCCCGATGGCACCGTGTTCCACACGCCCGATGCGGATCCGTCGCCGCCACCGAGTGCGCTTGCCGAACGGTTCTCGCCCACACGCGATGCGCATGTCGTGTATCTCGCGTTGCCGCGCTGGCGAACCGATGCGGCCAATGTGGATCATCTCGACGAGGAGGTCGGCGCGCGCGAGCCCTTCGACGCGAATGCCACGCCGCTGCGTTTTCAGGCGGTCGAGGAGATGGTCATCGACGAATCGACCGGAGCCGATCCGCTGCGGGTGCGTTTCGCTGCGCGCAATCTGCGCCTGTTGCTCGACGACGAGCGCACCGACGACTTCGTCTCAATGCCCATCGGGCGTATCCGGCGCGATGGCCGCGGACAGTTTCAGGTGGACGGCGATTTCATTCCGCCGGTGCTGCAACTCGCCGCCTGCGATGCCCTGCTCGAACTCACGCGACGCACGGTGAGCTTGCTCGAGGCCAAGGGCAGCGCGTTGTCGGCTACGATGTCGAGCGCGCCGTCGGGCGCAGCGGGTGGGGCGGCGGCGTACGTGGGCAACGAACTCGCCACGCGATGGCTGTTGCATGCGGTGCGCTCCGCTGACGCACCGTTGCGGCATTTGCTGCTCACGCGGCGCGCGCATCCGGAACGCCTGTTTCTCGAGCTGTCGCGACTGGCTGGTGCGCTCTCGACGTTCGCGATGGGCGCCCAGTTCCGCGACCTGCCGACCTACGACCACGATCATCTCACGGACGTGTTCGCGGCGCTCGAGCTGCAGCTGCGCGCGCACCTCGACGTGGTGATCTCCGCCCGCGCCATCGTGGTGCCGTTGGCCGCGTCGACGGACGTGCTGCACGTGGCTACGCTGTCCGATGCTCGGTGCTTCGAGCCTGGTACCCGCTGGTTTCTTGGCGTGCGCGCCGATGTGGGGCGGGCCGAACTCGTGGATCGCGTGCAGCGGCTCACGAAGACGTGCGCGAGCAAGTTTGTCCTCGAACTGGTGCGCCGCGCCTTCAACGGGCTCACCACCGAGCATATCCCGACTCCGCCCGCCGGACTCGCGCCGAAGCCGGATCTGACGTATTTCGAGCTCACGCTGGCCGGTCCCTGTGCGCTCTCGATCACGGACAGCCGGGAGATCGGCGTGTACGTGCCCGATGCGTTGCCGGGTGCGTATCTGGAAGTCGCCATCCTATTGCCGTCGTCGACGTAA